A genomic window from Salvia splendens isolate huo1 chromosome 11, SspV2, whole genome shotgun sequence includes:
- the LOC121755490 gene encoding putative late blight resistance protein homolog R1A-10 isoform X1 translates to MAAYGALVSVMQIIGQIQTHSNPPISLDQKQVESLTELITFLQDFLEGYSPHIGYTKEEDFWESRIVEAAYDAEDVIESHIVDQILARSRNDVEQISSIEFYQDLHNNVIENMNLIKIEIKEKMVVQKQLHMIEYVSTASTAQNITMIGFDDVLYQMLDKITSGGHDHQIIPIVGMGGIGKTTLARNIYVSPLVQQYFDVCAWSTISQEYNAREILKQVLDQVDKEKDWKDLSEEELGEQLYKYLIGRRYFIVMDDMWNIEAWNGVRTFFPNNRNGSRIVVTTRLSNLASQFNYYSNGLDMKFLDEATSWSLFSRTVFGNESCPLELEDIGKKIVKGCKGLPLSIVVIGGLLSKSEQTVENWVFVEKSLSSIVNLDDNEHCLQILFLSYNNLPIHLKPCFLFIGVYEEDHEISVSILIMFLVSEGILKPINGKSLEEVAEEYVEELVHRNLLIGETRNYHGKLKSCKFHDLLRDVCLREARKFKFLRVLEECNIPHGLNSERRIHRNIQLHSFNLWNLHHLSGLSSGDVQTRYHINSDC, encoded by the exons ATGGCGGCCTACGGAGCtctagtttctgtaatgcaaaTTATAGGTCAAATTCAAACTCATTCAAACCCGCCTATCTCCCTCGATCAAAAACAAGTTGAATCTCTCACCGAATTAATCACTTTcctccaagattttcttgaaggCTATTCTCCCCATATTGGCTACACCaaagaagaagatttttgggAGAGTCGCATTGTAGAAGCGGCTTACGATGCTGAGGATGTGATCGAGTCGCATATCGTGGATCAAATTCTTGCCCGATCAAGAAATGATGTAGAACAAATCAGCTCCATTGAATTCTATCAAG ATCTGCATAATAATGTGATAGAAAACATGAATTTGATCAAGATTGAAATTAAAGAGAAGATGGTAGTCCAAAAACAACTGCACATGATAGAGTATGTGAGCACTGCTTCCACTGCTCAAAACATTACCATGATTGGTTTTGACGATGTCTTGTATCAAATGCTGGACAAGATCACTAGTGGAGGACATGATCACCAAATTATTCCGATTGTTGGAATGGGCGGGATAGGCAAGACCACTCTTGCTCGCAATATATATGTAAGTCCACTTGTCCAACAATATTTTGATGTTTGTGCGTGGTCTACAATTTCTCAAGAGTATAATGCAAGAGAAATTCTTAAACAAGTTCTTGATCAAGTAGACAAGGAGAAAGATTGGAAAGATTTGAGTGAAGAGGAATTAGGGGAACAATTGTATAAATATTTGATAGGTAGGAGGTATTTTATTGTTATGGATGATATGTGGAATATTGAGGCATGGAACGGAGTTAGGACATTCTTCCCAAATAATAGGAACGGAAGTAGAATAGTAGTGACTACAAGGCTATCAAACTTGGCATCTCAATTTAACTACTACTCAAATGGtcttgatatgaaatttttggATGAGGCTACTAGCTGGAGCCTATTTTCTAGGACTGTGTTCGGGAACGAAAGTTGCCCTCTTGAGTTGGAGGACATTGGAAAGAAGATCGTGAAAGGTTGTAAAGGACTTCCGTTGTCAATTGTTGTGATAGGGGGACTCTTATCAAAGTCTGAACAGACAGTTGAAAATTGGGTATTCGTTGAAAAAAGTTTAAGTTCAATTGTGAATTTGGATGATAATGAGCATTGCTTGCAAATATTATTCCTGAGTTACAATAATTTGCCAATTCATTTAAAACCATGTTTCctatttataggagtatatgAGGAAGATCATGAGATTTCAGTCTCTATATTAATCATGTTTTTGGTTTCTGAGGGAattctaaaaccaattaatgGAAAAAGTTTGGAAGAAGTAGCGGAAGAGTATGTAGAAGAACTTGTTCATAGAAATCTCCTTATAGGTGAAACACGAAATTACCATGGGAAACTAAAATCATGCAAATTCCATGATCTATTGAGGGATGTATGCttgagagaagctcggaaattTAAGTTTTTACGTGTGTTGGAAGAGTGCAACATTCCACATGGCTTAAATTCCGAACGTCGTATTCATCGGAATATCCAACTCCACTCCTTCAATCTCTGGAATCTGCATCACTTGTCCGGACTTTCTTCGGGAGATGTCCAAACACGTTATCACATAAATTCAGATTGTTGA
- the LOC121754590 gene encoding serine/threonine-protein phosphatase 7 long form homolog, with product METSSSSGQLLYGPEDPSLLNMQKHHISHKLMKEGTTQVFKVRRTESKTWDVEIHENVRYWLDVFGFKGVIDCEKPMKVDNELITALIERWRPETHTFHLPIGEATITLEDVQAIWGLRADGRVFTGRDYHDNFPDWTSKCRDLLGWIPDTSTETKQGGLLMTALIN from the coding sequence ATGGAGACTTCAAGTTCTAGCGGGCAATTATTATATGGACCCGAAGACCCGTCCTTGCTAAATATGCAGAAACATCACATTTCACATAAACTCATGAAAGAGGGCACAACCCAAGTATTTAAGGTCCGAAGGACAGAAAGCAAGACTTGGGACGTCGAAATTCACGAGAATGTTAGATATTGGCTTGACGtctttggtttcaaaggcgtgatCGATTGTGAAAAGCCCATGAAGGTGGACAATGAGCTGATCACGGCGttgattgagcgttggaggccggAGACACACACTTTTCATCTACCGATCGGTGAGGCGACGATcaccttggaagatgtgcaagcTATTTGGGGCTTGAGGGCAGACGGTCGCGTCTTCACAGGGCGTGACTATCATGACAACTTTCCTGATTGGACCAGCAAGTGCCGCGatctgttgggatggataccagaTACTTCCACAGAGACAAAGCAAGGCGGTTTGCTGATGACCGCGCTGATCAACTAG
- the LOC121755490 gene encoding serine/threonine-protein phosphatase 7 long form homolog isoform X2 has product MPLGDDLPMYVYIQRARIHALILLGGLILPDTTGCKVPFMWLNGLGDPEEVKTISWGSAALAYLYHYLCEASMDKRKELGGPMILLQLWAWERMPTLRSAFIGPVVHEPYTPCGARWKGTTVIGNAPRHSVEHYRDQISLIRPGQFIWTPYARALLPDYCNDAAGCSLCETYLVCWAYVEAHEPGRVRRQFNRYQDIPQNVDRMLRNADHLGKNDRRGKKGNNWANTHQFYIGEWDMRYERFQAAEYAAPMSLDNPMSSGYMAWYNRITVTYMTQHGARASGGMNESAASMRLFIREIVRTVLESTNNSDVMECPASQHQDVVMPYQEEVVPRRRGAPGVRTGGHGYTKQFRMSQPHPNYVAPEPQYQEHDPPQWYSHPAHKSQSQWDRPLYSPSQPEPDWNRRPYSQSHDVPQWSGARASVDSFFQNYQIMPPVQAEEEDDDEGEEEDDNIVEAHEEEDVVQSIHVQPRPSAEGSSRGGVGKLVSKVYKRLSTRKNKGIEPSKYTPSSYK; this is encoded by the exons ATGCCTCTGGGTGATGACCTACCTATGTACGTATACATCCAAAGGGCACGTATCCACGCCCTAATTTTATTAGGAGGTCTCATTCTACCGGACACCACGGGGTGTAAGGTGCcatttatgtggttgaatgGGCTTGGGGATCCGGAAGAGGTGAAGACTATTAGTTGGGGAAGTGCGGCATTAGCCTACCTTTATCATTATCTGTGCGAGGCGTCCATGGATAAGAGAAAAGAGTTGGGCGGGCCTATGATCCTTCTGCAgctatgggcgtgggaaagaatgcccacattgaggTCTGCGTTCATAGGTCCAGTTGTGCACGAGCCATATACACCATGTGGCGCCAG GTGGAAAGGAACAACGGTGATAGGAAATGCTCCTAGACACTCGGTTGAGCATTACCGTGACCAAATATCTCTGATTAGACCTGGCCAG TTTATCTGGACGCCATACGCACGAGCCCTACTGCCTGACTACTGCAATGATGCAGCTGGATGCTCTCTGTGCGAGACCTACTTGGTATGTTGGGCCTATGTCGAGGCCCATGAGCCTGGACGAGTGCGCCGACAATTCAATCGGTATCAGGATATACCGCAGAATGTAGACAGGATGCTAAGGAACGCCGATCATTTAGGCAAAAATGATCGGCGTGGTAAGAAGGGCAACAACTGGGCAAACACGCATCAGTTCTACATTGGGGAGTGGGACATGAGGTACGAAAGGTTCCAAGCTGCCGAATACGCCGCACCGATGTCCTTGGATAATCCCATGAGCTCGGGTTATATGGCGTGGTATAACAGGATTACCGTGACGTACATGACTCAGCATGGGGCACGGGCCAGCGGTGGGATGAACGAGTCGGCTGCTTCGATGAGACTATTT ATTCGAGAAATTGTTAGGACTGTCCTTGAATCTACGAACAACAGTGATGTCATGGAATGCCCCGCTTCTCAACATCAGGATGTGGTCATGCCGTATCAAGAAGAAGTAGTTCCACGGCGTCGTGGAGCGCCTGGTGTTCGTACTGGGGGACATGGCTACACAAAGCAGTTTAGGATGTCCCAGCCGCATCCCAATTATGTAGCACCAGAGCCGCAGTATCAAGAGCATGACCCACCCCAGTGGTATTCACACCCGGCGCATAAGTCTCAGTCACAGTGGGACCGCCCACTGTATTCTCCAAGCCAGCCTGAGCCCGATTGGAATCGTCGCCCATATTCACAAAGCCATGACGTGCCGCAATGGAGTGGTGCCCGAGCGTCGGTCGATTCATTCTTCCAGAATTATCAGATCATGCCTCCTGTACAAGCTGAAGAAGAGGACGAtgatgaaggagaagaagaagatgacaaCATTGTCGAGGCACATGAGGAAGAAGACGTTGTTCAGAGCATCCATGTCCAACCTCGACCATCTGCGGAGGGTTCATCACGCGGCGGGGTTGGGAAGCTCGTGAGCAAAGTGTACAAGAGACTATCTACGAGGAAGAACAAGGGGATTGAACCGTCTAAATACACTCCGTCGTCGTATAAGTAG
- the LOC121755490 gene encoding protein MAIN-LIKE 1-like isoform X3, translating to MPLGDDLPMYVYIQRARIHALILLGGLILPDTTGCKVPFMWLNGLGDPEEVKTISWGSAALAYLYHYLCEASMDKRKELGGPMILLQLWAWERMPTLRSAFIGPVVHEPYTPCGARWKGTTVIGNAPRHSVEHYRDQISLIRPGQFIWTPYARALLPDYCNDAAGCSLCETYLVCWAYVEAHEPGRVRRQFNRYQDIPQNVDRMLRNADHLGKNDRRGKKGNNWANTHQFYIGEWDMRITVTYMTQHGARASGGMNESAASMRLFIREIVRTVLESTNNSDVMECPASQHQDVVMPYQEEVVPRRRGAPGVRTGGHGYTKQFRMSQPHPNYVAPEPQYQEHDPPQWYSHPAHKSQSQWDRPLYSPSQPEPDWNRRPYSQSHDVPQWSGARASVDSFFQNYQIMPPVQAEEEDDDEGEEEDDNIVEAHEEEDVVQSIHVQPRPSAEGSSRGGVGKLVSKVYKRLSTRKNKGIEPSKYTPSSYK from the exons ATGCCTCTGGGTGATGACCTACCTATGTACGTATACATCCAAAGGGCACGTATCCACGCCCTAATTTTATTAGGAGGTCTCATTCTACCGGACACCACGGGGTGTAAGGTGCcatttatgtggttgaatgGGCTTGGGGATCCGGAAGAGGTGAAGACTATTAGTTGGGGAAGTGCGGCATTAGCCTACCTTTATCATTATCTGTGCGAGGCGTCCATGGATAAGAGAAAAGAGTTGGGCGGGCCTATGATCCTTCTGCAgctatgggcgtgggaaagaatgcccacattgaggTCTGCGTTCATAGGTCCAGTTGTGCACGAGCCATATACACCATGTGGCGCCAG GTGGAAAGGAACAACGGTGATAGGAAATGCTCCTAGACACTCGGTTGAGCATTACCGTGACCAAATATCTCTGATTAGACCTGGCCAG TTTATCTGGACGCCATACGCACGAGCCCTACTGCCTGACTACTGCAATGATGCAGCTGGATGCTCTCTGTGCGAGACCTACTTGGTATGTTGGGCCTATGTCGAGGCCCATGAGCCTGGACGAGTGCGCCGACAATTCAATCGGTATCAGGATATACCGCAGAATGTAGACAGGATGCTAAGGAACGCCGATCATTTAGGCAAAAATGATCGGCGTGGTAAGAAGGGCAACAACTGGGCAAACACGCATCAGTTCTACATTGGGGAGTGGGACATGAG GATTACCGTGACGTACATGACTCAGCATGGGGCACGGGCCAGCGGTGGGATGAACGAGTCGGCTGCTTCGATGAGACTATTT ATTCGAGAAATTGTTAGGACTGTCCTTGAATCTACGAACAACAGTGATGTCATGGAATGCCCCGCTTCTCAACATCAGGATGTGGTCATGCCGTATCAAGAAGAAGTAGTTCCACGGCGTCGTGGAGCGCCTGGTGTTCGTACTGGGGGACATGGCTACACAAAGCAGTTTAGGATGTCCCAGCCGCATCCCAATTATGTAGCACCAGAGCCGCAGTATCAAGAGCATGACCCACCCCAGTGGTATTCACACCCGGCGCATAAGTCTCAGTCACAGTGGGACCGCCCACTGTATTCTCCAAGCCAGCCTGAGCCCGATTGGAATCGTCGCCCATATTCACAAAGCCATGACGTGCCGCAATGGAGTGGTGCCCGAGCGTCGGTCGATTCATTCTTCCAGAATTATCAGATCATGCCTCCTGTACAAGCTGAAGAAGAGGACGAtgatgaaggagaagaagaagatgacaaCATTGTCGAGGCACATGAGGAAGAAGACGTTGTTCAGAGCATCCATGTCCAACCTCGACCATCTGCGGAGGGTTCATCACGCGGCGGGGTTGGGAAGCTCGTGAGCAAAGTGTACAAGAGACTATCTACGAGGAAGAACAAGGGGATTGAACCGTCTAAATACACTCCGTCGTCGTATAAGTAG
- the LOC121754591 gene encoding uncharacterized protein LOC121754591: protein MNEQTDVADAADVGLNTQETVEEHADVHVVRGDLDDPELSSSSSDDILSDDSGSGGDAIVLKAIVIIEDIYKKAWYARRRALEIVFGGWEESFRDLPSYMLELQYRNPGTIVEWRHNELLSQGRTKVFYYVFWALGRSAIHAFQECQPVLTIDETHLRGRFKGKLPVACGVDANNKCLPIAYAVVDEETGDSWEWFLDHVRIHVVKYEREVCIISDRHKGILKAMRSDEWKKPPICHHKFCLIHVRKNILTKLKGKGGKAKGMIWALGVTTQVRKYMRRRRALREESLVAIHELNKAKKENWSLCYDDELRWGVPSTNMSESYNNVLRGIRELPIRALVDLTFWRTVEWWADRKTEIQHTEGRLTPWARDKLDANDAKGQMHYCSVLDQEIGHYQIRSRPRVEKGQAKGNNRQDVEFMDSKCSCGKWQMWRVPCSHACTVARDRGNSMFELIDKHNHKATWEAQYYGVSFQAPRHEDYWANPGWKLRITPEQLLPRKRGRGRTRRIPNQMDVREEDEPRAPRKCRNCGVDGHDRRNCTIGRVM from the exons ATGAATGAGCAAACAGATGTTGCAGATGCTGCTGATGTTGGATTGAATACTCAAGAGACTGTAGAAGAGCATGCTGATGTTCATGTTGTACGAGGAGACCTTGATGATCCAGAATTGTCGTCATCATCGTCTGATGatattttaagtgatgattcgg GAAGTGGCGGGGACGCCATAGTTTTGAAGGCCATCGTAATTATAGAGGACAT ttataagaaggcatggtatgcacggagaaGGGCTTTAGAGATTGTGTTTGGTGGATGGGAGGAGTCATTTAGGGATTTGCCAAGCTACATGCTTGAACTGCAGTATAGGAATCCAGGCACAATCGTTGAGTGGAGGCATAACGAGTTGTTGAGCCAGGGTCGTACTAAAGTCTTCTATTACGTGTTCTGGGCACTTGGGCGGTCGGCTATACATGCTTTCCAGGAGTGCCAACCTGTTTTAACAATAGACGAGACTCACCttcgaggaagatttaaaggtaaaCTGCCTGTTGCTTGTGGTGTTGATGCTAACAACAAATGtctgcctattgcatatgccgttgttgatgaagaaactgGCGACAGCTGGgagtggtttttggatcatgtcagGATTCATGTGGTGAAGTACGAAAGGGAGGTGTGCATCATTTCGGATAGGCATAAAGGAATTCTTAAGGCTATGCGTTCTGATGAATGGAAAAAGCCGCCGATATgtcaccacaaattttgtttgatccATGTGAGGAAAAATATCTTGACAAAACTTAAGGGTAAGGGCGGTAAAGCAAAAGGCATGATATGGGCATTGGGTGTGACAACTCAAGTACGCAAGTACATGCGAAGGCGACGTGCACTACGGGAGGAAAGTCTTGTTGCGATACACGAGCTCAACAAAGCCAAAAAAGAGAATTGGTCTCTTTGTTACGATGATGAACTGAGATGGGGGGTGCCCTCAACAAACATGTCAGAGAGCTACAACAACGTGTTGAGAGGTATAAGAGAGTTGCCAATTAGAGCTTTGGTTGATCTGACATTTTGGAGAACAGTGGAATGGTGGGCAGATAGAAAGACAGAAATACAACATACCGAAGGTCGGTTGACCCCGTGGGCGAGGGACAAACTTGATGCGAATGATGCGAAGGGGCAAATGCATTACTGTTCAGTACTTGACCAAGAAATAGGTCATTACCAAATTCGAAGTCGTCCACGCGTTGAAAAGGGACAGGCAAAGGGCAATAATAGACAAGACGTCGAGTTCATGGATTCAAAGTGCAGTTGTgggaagtggcagatgtggagagttCCTTGTTCCCATGCGTGCACCGTTGCCAGAGATCGAGGTAACTCTATGTTTGAACTCATTGATAAACACAACCACAAAGCTACATGGGAAGCACAGTACTATGGTGTCTCATTTCAAGCGCCAAGACACGAAGACTATTGGGCAAATCCTGGATGGAAATTGCGTATCACACCTGAGCAGTTGCTTCCTCGAAAGCGCGGACGAGGCAGAACAAGGAGGATTCctaatcaaatggatgtccgCGAGGAAGATGAACCGAGAGCTCCCCGCAAGTGCAGGAATTGCGGCGTAGATGGGCATGACCGTAGAAATTGCACAATCGGTCGTGTTATGTAG